From the Gordonia bronchialis DSM 43247 genome, one window contains:
- the fmt gene encoding methionyl-tRNA formyltransferase — translation MRIVFAGTPDVAVASLQALIDSPAHEVVGVITRPDAVSGRGRTVSRSPVGLLADEYGLSVITPRRLAEPDVADTLRAWAPDCGAVVAYGGLVPPALLDLPEHGWINLHFSVLPAWRGAAPVQAAIAAGDEVTGASTFRLEKGLDTGPVYGVLTETIAPADTSGALLERLSVAGAGLLVRTLDGIADGELTPTPQPPDGISHAPKIEVDDARVRWELPAHIVERLIRAYTPAPGAWTSLGDNRIKLGPVTVADDDPNAPDALDPGAVAVTKKAVYVGTGSVPVRLGTTQPPGKKPMPAADWARGARLSDGTTLK, via the coding sequence GTGCGCATCGTCTTCGCGGGTACTCCCGACGTCGCCGTCGCGTCGCTGCAGGCACTGATCGACTCACCGGCACACGAGGTCGTCGGGGTGATCACCCGGCCGGATGCGGTGTCCGGGCGCGGACGCACCGTGTCGCGTTCGCCGGTCGGTCTGCTCGCCGACGAGTACGGACTGTCGGTCATCACGCCGCGTCGACTCGCCGAACCCGATGTCGCCGACACGCTGCGCGCCTGGGCGCCGGACTGCGGCGCGGTGGTGGCCTACGGCGGGCTGGTACCACCCGCACTGCTCGATCTGCCCGAGCACGGCTGGATCAACCTGCACTTCTCGGTGTTGCCGGCCTGGCGCGGTGCCGCTCCGGTGCAGGCCGCCATCGCAGCCGGCGACGAGGTCACCGGCGCCAGCACCTTCCGGCTGGAGAAGGGCCTGGACACCGGGCCGGTGTACGGGGTGCTCACCGAGACCATCGCACCCGCCGACACGAGCGGGGCACTGCTCGAGCGGCTGTCGGTCGCCGGCGCCGGACTGCTGGTGCGCACCCTCGACGGCATCGCCGACGGTGAGCTGACACCCACCCCGCAACCCCCGGACGGCATCAGTCACGCACCCAAGATCGAGGTCGACGACGCCCGGGTGCGCTGGGAGCTGCCCGCGCACATCGTCGAACGACTCATCCGCGCCTACACCCCGGCGCCCGGGGCGTGGACCAGCCTGGGGGACAACCGGATCAAGCTCGGCCCGGTGACCGTCGCCGACGACGACCCGAACGCACCCGACGCCCTGGACCCGGGCGCGGTGGCGGTCACCAAGAAGGCGGTCTACGTCGGTACCGGTTCGGTACCGGTGCGACTCGGCACCACGCAGCCACCCGGGAAGAAACCCATGCCGGCCGCCGACTGGGCACGGGGCGCGCGGCTGTCCGACGGCACGACCCTGAAATGA
- a CDS encoding primosomal protein N', giving the protein MAQVLPLLGLTHLDRPFDYLVDTEQDATALPGVRVRVRFAGRLVDGILLDRIDESEHPGKLGWLDRVVSAEPVLGPELAALCRAVADRYAGTMGDVIRLAVPPRHARTEKEETPAPTSVVVAPDRAGWRTYRSADGFLDSLSAAHPRAAWQAVPGEDWPRRLAELAATVVAAGRGAIIVVPDQRDLDRVSAACEPLLGDRCVTLSAGLGPTARYRRWLAVRRGAATVVLGTRSAIFAPVAELGLVVVWDDGDDSLAEPRAPYPHPREVGVLRAHQEQCALVIGGFARTAEAQALVAAGWAHDLVADRQVVRTRSPHVQAITDDDAQVARDPQARSARIPAVAFDAARAALAADTPVIFSVPRRGYIPSLACTRCREHVRCRACHGPLQLDGSHLSCRWCGRAEPSFRCPACGGTAVRALVTGARRTAEELGRAFAGVPVVTSGGSTIIDDIPAGARVVVATPGAEPVAPDGYGAAVILDTWAQLDRADLRAGEYAVRRWMAIGGQVRPHGDGGRLVIVADSSLPPVQALIRWDPVGFAETELAERAELGFPPAVTMASVDGDRQLITEFAEHLDLPPEGDVLGPVPLPPGVRPPAGSDREDLDAEVDRLLVRVPRRDGRLLADALVTAQARRNTRHETGPIRVQIDPPTIG; this is encoded by the coding sequence GTGGCGCAGGTGCTGCCGCTGCTCGGACTGACCCACCTCGATCGACCCTTCGACTACCTCGTCGACACCGAGCAGGATGCGACGGCACTGCCGGGTGTGCGGGTGCGCGTCCGCTTCGCCGGACGCCTCGTCGACGGAATCCTGCTCGACCGCATCGACGAGAGTGAGCATCCGGGCAAACTCGGCTGGCTCGATCGCGTGGTCTCCGCCGAACCCGTCCTCGGTCCCGAACTGGCCGCGTTGTGCCGGGCGGTCGCCGACCGGTATGCGGGCACCATGGGCGACGTCATCCGCCTCGCGGTCCCGCCTCGCCACGCCCGCACCGAGAAAGAGGAGACCCCGGCGCCGACGAGCGTCGTCGTCGCGCCCGACCGGGCCGGCTGGCGCACGTATCGGTCGGCCGACGGTTTCCTGGACTCCCTGAGCGCCGCCCATCCCCGCGCCGCCTGGCAGGCGGTACCCGGTGAGGACTGGCCGCGCCGCCTTGCCGAGCTGGCTGCGACGGTGGTGGCCGCGGGCCGGGGCGCGATCATCGTCGTACCCGATCAACGGGACCTCGATCGGGTGTCGGCGGCGTGTGAACCGCTCCTCGGTGACCGGTGTGTGACGCTGTCCGCCGGGCTGGGTCCCACGGCGCGCTACCGGCGGTGGCTCGCCGTGCGTCGGGGCGCCGCGACGGTGGTCCTGGGCACCCGCAGTGCGATCTTTGCCCCCGTCGCCGAGTTGGGGCTGGTCGTGGTCTGGGACGACGGTGACGACAGTCTCGCCGAACCCCGTGCGCCCTACCCGCATCCCCGTGAGGTCGGCGTGCTGCGCGCACATCAGGAGCAGTGCGCCCTGGTGATCGGTGGTTTCGCCCGCACGGCGGAGGCGCAGGCACTGGTGGCCGCGGGCTGGGCGCACGATCTCGTCGCCGACCGGCAGGTGGTCCGGACGCGCAGCCCTCACGTGCAGGCCATCACCGACGACGACGCTCAGGTCGCCCGGGATCCGCAGGCCCGCTCGGCACGGATCCCCGCCGTCGCGTTCGACGCCGCCCGGGCCGCGCTCGCCGCGGACACACCGGTGATCTTCAGCGTGCCCCGGCGCGGCTACATCCCGTCGCTGGCCTGCACCCGCTGCCGTGAGCATGTGCGGTGCCGGGCCTGCCATGGCCCGCTCCAGCTCGACGGCAGCCACCTGAGCTGCCGGTGGTGTGGCCGCGCCGAACCCTCGTTCCGCTGTCCGGCTTGCGGCGGGACCGCGGTCCGGGCGCTGGTGACCGGTGCGCGGCGCACCGCGGAAGAACTCGGCCGCGCTTTCGCCGGGGTGCCGGTGGTGACCAGCGGCGGGTCGACCATCATCGACGACATCCCGGCCGGTGCACGGGTGGTGGTCGCGACGCCGGGTGCCGAGCCGGTGGCCCCCGACGGATACGGGGCTGCGGTCATCCTCGACACCTGGGCACAGCTCGACCGTGCCGACCTGCGGGCCGGTGAGTACGCGGTACGCCGGTGGATGGCGATCGGCGGTCAGGTCCGCCCCCACGGTGACGGCGGCCGGCTCGTCATCGTCGCCGACTCGTCGTTGCCGCCGGTGCAGGCGCTGATCCGGTGGGACCCGGTCGGCTTCGCCGAGACCGAACTCGCCGAACGCGCCGAACTGGGTTTCCCGCCCGCGGTGACGATGGCCTCGGTGGACGGCGATCGGCAACTCATCACCGAGTTCGCCGAGCACCTCGACCTGCCGCCCGAGGGCGACGTACTGGGCCCGGTGCCGCTGCCGCCGGGGGTCCGGCCGCCCGCCGGCTCCGACCGCGAGGACCTCGACGCCGAGGTGGACCGTCTGCTGGTGCGGGTTCCGCGACGGGACGGCCGGCTGCTGGCCGATGCGCTCGTCACCGCTCAGGCACGCCGCAACACCCGTCACGAGACCGGGCCGATCCGGGTACAGATCGATCCGCCTACGATCGGATGA
- a CDS encoding RsmB/NOP family class I SAM-dependent RNA methyltransferase: protein MSADRPDDRRLRRKDLDPARVAARDTLRAVRERDAYANLVLPKMLRERHITGRDAALATELTYGTARAQGIIDAIIAAAAGRPVAEIDGQLLDVLRLGAYQLLRTRIGSHAAVSTSVDLVRAENGMGPAGFVNAVLRKISQRDEDIWVDELAPSVADDIVGHLAFRYAHPRWIAEVFFSALGGSAGLLQAALAADDERPPVHLVARPGFITAEELALASGGEVGDHSPYCVYLPGGDPGELDAVREGFAGVQDEGSQLVARAVAVAPVVGEDGGRWLDMCAGPGGKAALLGALADINGAHVDAVEVSEHRAELIRKTVRDLPVHVQVADARAAGLDPGFDRILLDAPCSGLGSLRRRPEARWRRQPADVDELVVLQRELLTEAVRLVRPGGLVVYSTCSPHPAETVEVVSSVLAEHPDVEQIDARPLVPADQLGDGPHVQLWPHLHGTDAMFLAVLRRME from the coding sequence ATGAGCGCAGACCGGCCCGACGACCGCAGACTTCGACGCAAAGACCTCGACCCCGCCCGGGTCGCCGCCCGCGACACGTTACGTGCGGTCCGGGAACGAGACGCCTACGCCAACCTCGTTCTGCCGAAGATGTTGCGCGAGCGCCACATCACCGGCCGTGATGCCGCGCTGGCCACCGAGCTGACCTACGGGACCGCACGCGCGCAGGGCATTATCGACGCGATCATCGCGGCGGCCGCGGGTCGCCCGGTCGCCGAGATCGACGGTCAACTCCTCGACGTGCTGCGCCTGGGCGCCTATCAGCTGTTGCGCACACGCATCGGATCGCATGCGGCGGTGTCCACCTCGGTCGATCTCGTCCGCGCAGAGAACGGCATGGGGCCGGCCGGTTTCGTGAATGCGGTGTTGCGCAAGATATCCCAGCGCGACGAGGACATCTGGGTGGATGAGCTCGCACCGTCGGTCGCCGACGACATCGTCGGGCATCTGGCGTTCCGGTACGCGCATCCGCGCTGGATCGCCGAGGTCTTCTTCTCGGCACTGGGAGGTTCGGCCGGCCTGCTGCAGGCCGCACTGGCCGCCGACGACGAGCGCCCGCCGGTGCACCTCGTGGCCCGGCCCGGTTTCATCACCGCCGAGGAGCTCGCCCTGGCCAGTGGCGGAGAGGTCGGTGACCACTCGCCCTACTGTGTGTACCTGCCCGGCGGCGATCCCGGCGAACTCGACGCCGTCCGTGAGGGTTTCGCGGGTGTGCAGGATGAGGGCAGCCAGCTTGTCGCACGCGCGGTCGCGGTGGCGCCCGTCGTCGGGGAGGACGGCGGACGGTGGCTGGACATGTGCGCCGGACCCGGCGGCAAGGCCGCGCTGCTCGGTGCGCTCGCCGACATCAACGGCGCCCATGTCGATGCCGTCGAGGTGTCCGAGCATCGGGCCGAGCTGATCCGCAAGACGGTGCGTGACCTGCCGGTTCACGTGCAGGTCGCCGACGCCCGCGCGGCCGGCCTCGACCCCGGTTTCGATCGCATCCTGCTCGATGCGCCATGCTCGGGTCTCGGTTCGCTGCGCCGCCGGCCCGAGGCGCGATGGCGCCGGCAACCCGCCGACGTCGACGAGCTCGTCGTGCTCCAGCGCGAATTGCTCACCGAGGCAGTGCGTCTGGTCCGTCCGGGTGGGTTGGTCGTCTACTCGACGTGTTCGCCGCATCCGGCGGAGACCGTCGAGGTGGTGTCGTCGGTGCTCGCCGAGCATCCTGACGTCGAGCAGATCGACGCCCGGCCGCTCGTCCCCGCCGATCAGCTCGGCGATGGTCCGCACGTGCAGCTCTGGCCGCATCTGCACGGTACCGACGCCATGTTTCTGGCGGTGCTGCGCCGCATGGAGTGA